Below is a genomic region from Xylophilus sp. GW821-FHT01B05.
ACATTGCAAATCGTGTTTTGCAGGACATCCCTAGGCCTCACGGCGCGGTCACTCCGGCCTGTTGGGAACGAGTTTCTCCTTTAGCGCCAGAACGGCGGCTCTGCGATCAGCGCGAAGAGCTGGAACTACATACAGCTCGTGAAGTACGTCCGATAGCGCAAGCAGGATTAATCGAAGATGCCGAGACTCCCATCCGTCGTAAGCGTTCTCGTGGACCTTAGTGCTCGTGACCTGCTGAATGGTCAGAAGGGTGTCAAAAAAAGTCGGCTCGACTTCAGGATGAAGGCCCTTCAACGACTTAATGCGATCCTCGTAGTTTTCGCCAGCTGCCTTGTGAAGAACGCCAAGTTCATAAACCAATTTTCTGGCGCAGGCGGAAGCACCTGTCAAAAAGTTACTCTTAAGGCAGCCTTCGGCTTCAGTCAATAATTGCCGGAGCACTCGTGGAATTCTGTCGTCGAGGGCGAAGAACGACGTGGGAACAGAATAAAAGAAGGCTTCGTCCAGAACGCAATCATCATCGTCAATCTCGAATCGAAACTCGGGCTCGTTCCGTACGGTCCCGATGTACTTGGTTTCAATTTCTACGAAGGCCAAATGCATCGAATCGTTTTCGCACGACGAACACCTTGTGATGTAACCAAAGCAAGGTTTTGCATCCGTCCAATCGAACCGAAATTTCGCGCTAACCACGTAAGCGACATTTCTGCGATTGCAAAATGGACAGTTGTAAACGCAAGAGTCTACGAAGTATCGGGAATCTAGGTGGGATTGATCGGGCATGATGAGGATTGTGAGGCCTAACGCTGGAGTTAAGCGGCGGCGAAGCCGTCCGCCTTGAACGAATGGTTAGCCACCGTCGGCGATGACAAGGCCGTGGTGCTGCTCGAGATATTTGAGCATGCGATCGAGTGCGGAAATTATATCGAGTTGGTTGGCGCCAAAAGCATAGTAGCCACTACGAAGAGCGTCGTCTGAGACGGATCCAGGAATGGTGCCGGAGCTAACCTTTTGCTTGGAGCCATCGGGTAGTCGCAGAGTTAGTGGATAACGAAAGCTGCGACCTTCGGCTTCTCGTACGCCGCCAGGACCATAGTTTTGGATGTTTCCGTTGTAGCAGGCGTTGCCGAGGATGCTCTCGAGCTGGACGAGAATTTGACGACGAGATTTCTGAAGCTGATCGGCCAAAATACTTCCCCTGTAGTGGCTAACGCAATATATCCCGCAGAACCTGCGGAATAAGCTGGACGAGGCGGGATATTCTGGGCACGGCTTCCTACTGAAAGTGGCTTGCAGCCTGGGTTGGCGATCGATACGCTGTGCAAAAACACAGGTATAAAAATCCCATGAAACCCGGCACACCTGTTTTGCGCTCCACACGACTGTTGGACCAAGTCCGGGAGCGTGTTCGTTACCGGCACTATATATAGCCTCAGCACCGAGAAGGCCTACCTGTATTGGGTACGCTTTTTCATTCGTTGGCATGGCCGCGCCGGAGGTATGCGGTATCCGCGTGACATGGGTGCGCCAGAGGTGGAGGCTTTTTTGACCATGCTGGCCACCGAGCGCAGGGTATCGGCATCCACGCACAACCAGGCCCTCAGCGCGTTGTTGTTTCTATATCGGGAAGTGCTGAGCATCGATTTGCCTTGGCTGGATGGCGTGAGCCGCCCGCCGCAAAAGCGCCGCATTCCCAGTGTGCTGACCAAGGAGGAAGTGGCCGCGCTGTTCCAGTTTCTCAACTCGGACATGCGTCTCTTGGCGCAACTGCTGTACGGCACGGGAATGCGCCTGATGGAGGGGCTGCGGCTGCGCATCAAGGATGTGGACTTTGACCGCCATGTGATCATCGTGCGCGAAGCCAAGGGCAACAAGGATCGGGTGGTGATGTTGCCGCGTGCTTTGGCTCCCGCATTGCGTCAGCAGCTTTTGCACGCCCGTCATGTTTGGGAAGAGGACCGGCAGGCGCAGCGCGGCGGTGTGCAAACACCGCATGCACTGGAGCAAAAATATCCTCGGGTCGGCAGTACCTGGGGGTGGTTCTGGTTGTTTCCATCGCCGACTTTCTACATCGACCCGCACACAGGCTCTGAACGCCGCCATCACTTGTTTGAAGAGCGGTTGCAACGCGCAATCAAGAGGGCCGTGGCCCAGGCGGGCATTTGCAAGCCCGTTTCTGTGCATACCCTGCGCCACAGCTTTGTCACGCACTTGCTGCAATCTGGCACCGATATACGCACGGTGCAGGAGTTTCTCGGCCACAGCGATGTGTCGACCACCATGATCTACACGCATGTGCTGAAAGTGTGCGGGCAGAACGGTCAGCCCGCTGGACACCATGGGTTTCGGAGCATGACAGACCGCTTTGAGGTTGCCGGATGAATGTCTCTTGTGGGTCGTTAACAGCCATTAATCGAAGGCCGCTCCGGGCCCCTCGCCGCCACACACACAACGCCAAGCGGGCCGCCACATACTCACCCACCCTTAACCGCCGCCACAGCACTACTCGAAAACTGCATAACCACCACCCCCACCACAATCAACCCAGCCCCCGCCAACCGCCCCGGCGTAACAGCACGCGCAGCAAAGCCAAAGAGCCCGTAGTGGTCAAACGCCAGCGCCGCCAGCAACTGGCCCGCGATCACGGTGGCCATGAAGGCGCCGGCGCCTATGCGGGGGGCCAGCACCAGGGCGGCGGTGATGTAGAACACGCCGACGATGCCGCCCAGCCAGGTCCAGGCCGGGCCTTGGGTGGCCTGCGAGAAGTCTGGCGCGGGCACGCGCAGCAGCAGGACCACGGCCACCGCGGCCACGGCGCTGACGGCCAGAGATACCAGCGTGGCCCAGAGCGGGTGCCCCAGGCCACGGCCCAGCGCGGCGTTGGCGCCGGCCTGTATCGGCACTACGGCCCCGGCTGCCAATGAGACCAACAGGGCCAGCAAAGAGGTTTGTGTGTTCATGGTGTTGCTCCAGATAGATGCGTGTTGCCTGGAGTTTGGTATGCCGCTATCTTTAATACCAATTCTTGTTTTGTCAGTGAAACATGCAGCGAATGAATAATTTGCGCTCGGTGGATCTCAATCTGCTGACCATCCTGGAGGTGCTGCTGGCCGAGCGGCACTTGTCCCGCGCGGCCGAGCGCCTGCACATGAGCCAGCCGGCGGTGAGCCATGCGCTGGCTCGGTTGCGGGTCTTGCTGGGCGATCCTTTGCTGGTGCGTGGCCGGGGCGGCTTCCAGCCGACGGCGCGGGCGCTGGAATTGGCGCGGCCGCTGGCCGATGCCTTGCAGCACATCCGCTCGGTGCTGGGCGGCGCGGTGTTTGCGCCTGGCTCGGCTCGGCGGGTGTTTCGGCTGGCGGCGTCTGATTACGGTGCGGCCATCGTTCTGCCCGGGCTGCTGCGCCGCCTGCGGGCCGAGGCGCCTGGAGTGGACCTGGACCTGGTCTACGCCAGCCGGGCGGCCATGGCGGCCGGCGTGGCAGACGGCGAGATCGATCTGGCGCTGGGCGTGTTCACGCAACTGCCTGAAAGCCTGCGGCGCGAGACGCTGTTCAACGAGCGTTTTGTCTGCGCGCTGGACCCGGCCACGCTGCCCGCCGATGCCCCGCTGACGCTGCAGGCCTACCTGGCGCGCCCGCACGTGCTGGTGGCTGCGGGCGATACAGAGGTCGCGACCGAGGTCGATGCCGCACTGGCGCGCAAGGGCCTGGCCCGGCGCATCGCGCTGCGCCTGCCGCACTGGACGGTGGCGCCCATGGTGATCGCAGGCACCGACCTGATCCTTACCGTGGCGCGGCGCGCACTGCCGCTGCAAACAGCAGCCGTGCTGGCCGTGCGCGAGGCGCCGCTGGCGCTGGCCCCGTTCGCCTTCGAGCAGGTCTGGCACAGCCGCACGCAGGGTGATGCGGGGCTGGGGTGGTTGCGTGCGGCGGTGCAGCGGGTGGTAGAAGCGGGAGATTCAGATTTCCCTGAACGGATGTTTCTGTGAAGCTTTTGAACACTTCGATGAGCGATGCGGTTTCCTAAGCGCTTTTTGATTGGTTTTTAGCAATGTGCTCTAATTTCTTTCGTTGACACCTCTGTCAATGGTGATTCAGGAGCGACATGTGAGCCACGCGATTGCAACAAACGACTTTGCGGCACCCGTTCAGGGGAAAGCGCAACGATCGGGCGTGCGCGTGGTCAATGGCCGGCTGGTCAGCAAGACCCTCGGCGACCCTGATATGTCGGAGCGAGTTGGACAGGCCATGGCTTCGCTACGCAAGGACCCTGCAAAACTGAAGGCTTTCTACATCCAGCAAGGTGTCTTGACGCCTGGCGGAAAGCTGGCCAAGCGCTTCGGCGGCTGAGTTGTACCAGCGGCTGCCCAATTGGGTGCTTGGGTTCCATGGGACCGATGAGGACACGGTCAAAGCAATCCTGAACAGCCCGAACGCTCACCTCGCCAAGAGCGAAAACGATTACGACTGGCTGGGCCGTGGCATTTACTTCTGGGAAAACGACCCAGAGCGGGCGCTGGAATTCTCGGCGACCAGGATGCGCTGGAAGAAGATCAAGGGCAAGAAGCCTGCCGTGATCGGCGCCGTCATTGATCTGGGCCTTTGCCTGAACCTCTTTGATCAGCCCGCTCTCGCGGAGCTTGCACGTGCTCACGAAGAGCTTGCCTTTGACATGAACCTGATGGGCGTTCAGATGCCCACGAACGACGGCAAGAACAAAGACCGCGTCTTCCGTCGTCTGGACTGTGCCGTCATTGAGCACGCGCACCGGCTGCGTACGGCAAAAAGAGTGAACTTGCCTGCCTACCAGACCGTGCGATCTGGGTTTCATGAAGGCCAGGAGGCGTATCCGGGCTCCGGCTTCTTCAACAAGAACCACATCCAGATAGCGGTCCGCGACGAAGGCTGCGTCAAAGGCTATTTTTTACCCAGGGCGTAAACCACCCACCTGCGTTAAGTTTTATTGGTTAAATATGCCTCTAGCCCAGGCGCAGCCTGGGCTACTAGCTATCTATTTTGTAGTTCGCCCGACGCGCCCCGCCAGCAGGCAGCCAATCGCCAGGGCCTGGCACAACAGCACCGCGCCAAAGTAGGTGGCCGTGCCTTGCCCCAAGGCTGGCGCAGCGGCACCGCCATGCACCAGCAGCAGCGCAAAGCTGGCGGGCGCAAAGGCATACAGTGCCTGCGATAGCGCCACGCTGCGGGCCACCACGCGCGGCACCTCTTCGCGGGAAAATTCCAGTTGCGCGATCAGCGGCGGCAGCGAGGTCGCATTGCCTATGCCCAGCCCGAACAGCAGCACGCCCAGCACCACCAGCGGCAGTGCGTGCGCCCCGGCCACCAACAGCACGGCAGTGCCCACGGCCTGGATGCCGTAGCTGGCGCAGGCGACCAGGCGCCTATCGGTGCCGGGCCCGAGCAGGCGGGCCACCAGCGTTCTGCCCGCAATGCCGCAGGCGGTAGCCAGGGCCATCACCCAGCCAGCGGCCTGCGCGCCCATGCGCGGCACCAGCAGCGAGTAGAGCTGCGTGATCAGGCCGATCTGCGCAAACAGGCCCAGCGCCATCGCGGCGGCAAGCGTCACAAATACCCGGTCGCGCCACAGCGCCCGGCGGGGCAGGGCGGGTGCAGCGATGGCGGCGCTTGCCGTGGCCGCGCCATCGGCGGCTTGCCCTAGGCTGGCGGGCGTCTTTGGCAAAACCTGCCACGCCAGCGGCAGCACCACCAAAAGCATGGCCAGCCCGACCACGACTGATGCCGCCACAAAGCCAAGGCTCCCGATCAAGGCCACCCACAGCGGCGAGAAGAGCACGCCGCCCACGCTGGCGCCGTTGTAGGCCTTGGCCAGCGCCATCGGGCGCTGCTGCACAAACCAGGGCGAGACGATGGCGTTGATCGCCGCCGCGCCCAGCGGCACCCAACCGCCGCCCGTCAGCGCTGCGGCCACCAACAACTGCCAGGGCTGCACGGCCGTCGCCCAGCCCACGATGCCAATGGCCAGCGCGACGGCCCCGCCCGCTGTCGCAGCGGCTATGCCCACCCGCCGGTGGATGCGCGGCAGGCAGGCCACCACGCCCGCGCCCAGCAGAAAGTGCAGCGTGACCGCGCCCGACACCAGCGACAGCGGCCACCCGGTGCGCAGCACCACCGCGTGCAGAAAAATGGGCGGCCCATAAAAGCCGACGCCCCAGCCAAACACGGCCAGCACAAAGGCGGCGCGCACAACGGTATGGCCGTAGGAACGGGCGGGTGCTGGCAGGGTGGAAGCGTGCATGGAGATGAAGTTTTAGAGACCCAAGACAGCCGATGGTGGCGTCGCCACATGCCCCGAAGCTTCGTTGCAGAGCGAAGCATTCCCCGCCGGCCCTCCTTTAAGCTGGCGCCTGCATGAACACCAATCAAATCGCCCGTATCGCCGCACTGGTGGGCGAGCCCGCGCGCGCCGCGATGCTGCTGGAGCTGATGGACGGCCGCTCGCTCACCGCCAATGAGCTGGCCCGCGCGGCCAGCGTGTCGCCGCCCACGGCCAGCAGCCACCTGGCGCAGATGGTCGAGGCGGGGCTGATGTGCGTCGAGCAGCGTGGCCGGCACCGCTACCACCGGCTGGCGTCGGCCGAGGTCGCCAAGGTGCTGGAGGGCATCATGCGGATCGCCGGCGATGCGCACTCCCGCCGCACCGTGGTGGCCGGCCCGCGCGACGAGGCCATGCGCACGGCGCGCATGTGCTACGACCACATCGCAGGGCGGCTCGGCCTGGCGATTGCCGAGCGGCTGCAGGCCGATGGCGCGATAGTTTTCGAGGGCGATGCGGGGTTGGTGACTGCGGATGCGGCGCAGGTGTTGCAGCGCTGGGGAATTTCGCTGGAGACTGTCCCCACCACCCGGGCGCGGCCGTATTGCCGTCCCTGCCTGGACTGGAGCGAGCGCAAGTCGCACCTCGCGGGCAAGCTGGGCGCTCTGATCTGCACGCACTGCCTGGACCAAGGCTGGCTGACGCGCAAGGCTGGCGCCCGTGCGTTGACGATCACCGGCGCCGGTGCGGTGGCGCTGCGTGATCTGCTGGGGCTGGAAGCCTGGCAATCTATAATTTAAATGAGAACCATTATTGATGGTGCGCATGGGCTGCGGCGTCTGGGCGCGCCCGCGCGTCCCGCTTATTTCCTCCGGCCTGCTCCCAAAACCCTCAGCTCACCGTGTCTGCCGCATTGCCATCGTTCCCCGCTCTGGAGGCGCTCTACAAGGCGCACCAGCCGTGGCTGCTGGGCCGGCTGCAACGCCGCCTGTCCAATCGCGCCGATGCCGAGGACGTGACGGCCGAGACCTTTGTCCAGGTGGTGGAGCAGGGCGGCACGGCCGAGATCCGCGAGCCCAGGGCTTTTTTGACCACCATTGCCAAGCGGGTGCTGTTCCACCTGTGGCGCCGGCAGGACCTGGAGCGCGCCTATCTGCAGACCCTGATGCACCTGCCGGAGTCCGTGGCGCTGTCGGCCGAGGAACGCGCCTTGCTGGTCGAGGCCATCGAGCAGATCGACCGCGCGCTCGACAGCCTGCCCCTGCCGGTGAAGACCGCGTTTCTCTACAGCCGGCTGGACGGCTTGACCTACCCCGAGATCGCGGCGCAGCTTGGCGTCTCGCTGGCCACGGTGGAGCGCTACATGAAGCGCGCGCTGCTGCAATGCCTGAAATGGACCTCGTGAGGCCCGAGCTCGCCGAGCGCGTGCTGCACGAGGCCGTGCATTGGCAGGTCCGGCTGGAGTCCGGTGCCGCGACCGAGGCGGACCGCCTGGCCTTCGAGCAGTGGCGCGCCGCCGATGCCGCGCACCAGCAGGCCTGGCGGCGCGTGGCCAGCCTGCTGGAGAGCCCGTTTGCCGTCGTGCGTGAACTCGGCTCACGCTCGCCCGGGCAGATCCAGGCGGCCCAGCAGACGCTGCTGCATGCGCGCCGCCGCAAGATGCTGCGCGGCGTGCTGGCGCTGGCCGGTGTGGGGAGTGCCGCAGCCTTGGTGGCGGATCGCTTCGCGCCCATCGGGCAACACATGGCCGACCTGCGCACCGGCACGGGCGAGCGCCGCCGGTTCGCATTGCCCGACGGCAGCAGCGTGCTGCTCAACGCCCGGTCGGCGGCGGATGTCGCGTTTGGCGATGGCCTGCGGCTGCTGCATCTGCGGGCGGGAGAAATCATTGCCACGGTGGCGCCGGATGCGGCGCGGCCCTTTGTCGTGCAGACGGCGCATGGCCGCGCACGGGCGCTCGGGACGCGCTTCCTCACCAGCCTGCGCGATGGCCAGACCCAGGTCGTGGTGCTGGAACACAGCGTGGAGCTCGAGACCCGCGAAGGCCAGCGCGCCAGGCTGCAGGAGGGCGAGGGCGCGGCTTTTTCTGCCGAGCGCATCCAGCGCATGGAAGGCAGCGCCACCAACCGCGCCGCCTGGTCCGGCGGCATGCTGGCGGTGGACGACGCGCCCTTGGGCGAGGTCATCGAGGACTTGCGCCCCTACCACGCCGGCTTCATCCGCATTTCGCCCGCTGCCGCTGGCCTGCGGGTGTTTGGCGTGTTCCCGCTGGGCGATGTTGACCAGGTCCTGCAGACCCTGGCCCACACGCTGGCGCTGCGTGTGCGGCGCTACGGCGACTGGATGGTCGCTATCGATTTGCGGCAGG
It encodes:
- a CDS encoding DMT family transporter, with product MNTQTSLLALLVSLAAGAVVPIQAGANAALGRGLGHPLWATLVSLAVSAVAAVAVVLLLRVPAPDFSQATQGPAWTWLGGIVGVFYITAALVLAPRIGAGAFMATVIAGQLLAALAFDHYGLFGFAARAVTPGRLAGAGLIVVGVVVMQFSSSAVAAVKGG
- a CDS encoding LysR family transcriptional regulator — translated: MNNLRSVDLNLLTILEVLLAERHLSRAAERLHMSQPAVSHALARLRVLLGDPLLVRGRGGFQPTARALELARPLADALQHIRSVLGGAVFAPGSARRVFRLAASDYGAAIVLPGLLRRLRAEAPGVDLDLVYASRAAMAAGVADGEIDLALGVFTQLPESLRRETLFNERFVCALDPATLPADAPLTLQAYLARPHVLVAAGDTEVATEVDAALARKGLARRIALRLPHWTVAPMVIAGTDLILTVARRALPLQTAAVLAVREAPLALAPFAFEQVWHSRTQGDAGLGWLRAAVQRVVEAGDSDFPERMFL
- a CDS encoding MFS transporter; protein product: MHASTLPAPARSYGHTVVRAAFVLAVFGWGVGFYGPPIFLHAVVLRTGWPLSLVSGAVTLHFLLGAGVVACLPRIHRRVGIAAATAGGAVALAIGIVGWATAVQPWQLLVAAALTGGGWVPLGAAAINAIVSPWFVQQRPMALAKAYNGASVGGVLFSPLWVALIGSLGFVAASVVVGLAMLLVVLPLAWQVLPKTPASLGQAADGAATASAAIAAPALPRRALWRDRVFVTLAAAMALGLFAQIGLITQLYSLLVPRMGAQAAGWVMALATACGIAGRTLVARLLGPGTDRRLVACASYGIQAVGTAVLLVAGAHALPLVVLGVLLFGLGIGNATSLPPLIAQLEFSREEVPRVVARSVALSQALYAFAPASFALLLVHGGAAAPALGQGTATYFGAVLLCQALAIGCLLAGRVGRTTK
- a CDS encoding helix-turn-helix transcriptional regulator, giving the protein MNTNQIARIAALVGEPARAAMLLELMDGRSLTANELARAASVSPPTASSHLAQMVEAGLMCVEQRGRHRYHRLASAEVAKVLEGIMRIAGDAHSRRTVVAGPRDEAMRTARMCYDHIAGRLGLAIAERLQADGAIVFEGDAGLVTADAAQVLQRWGISLETVPTTRARPYCRPCLDWSERKSHLAGKLGALICTHCLDQGWLTRKAGARALTITGAGAVALRDLLGLEAWQSII
- a CDS encoding sigma-70 family RNA polymerase sigma factor, yielding MSAALPSFPALEALYKAHQPWLLGRLQRRLSNRADAEDVTAETFVQVVEQGGTAEIREPRAFLTTIAKRVLFHLWRRQDLERAYLQTLMHLPESVALSAEERALLVEAIEQIDRALDSLPLPVKTAFLYSRLDGLTYPEIAAQLGVSLATVERYMKRALLQCLKWTS
- a CDS encoding FecR family protein yields the protein MDLVRPELAERVLHEAVHWQVRLESGAATEADRLAFEQWRAADAAHQQAWRRVASLLESPFAVVRELGSRSPGQIQAAQQTLLHARRRKMLRGVLALAGVGSAAALVADRFAPIGQHMADLRTGTGERRRFALPDGSSVLLNARSAADVAFGDGLRLLHLRAGEIIATVAPDAARPFVVQTAHGRARALGTRFLTSLRDGQTQVVVLEHSVELETREGQRARLQEGEGAAFSAERIQRMEGSATNRAAWSGGMLAVDDAPLGEVIEDLRPYHAGFIRISPAAAGLRVFGVFPLGDVDQVLQTLAHTLALRVRRYGDWMVAIDLRQA